Proteins co-encoded in one Sphingopyxis sp. BE259 genomic window:
- a CDS encoding alpha/beta fold hydrolase: MTIAQTTANGIHITYEDKGPRDAPVILLVMGLGGQLTLWPDEFVDALNAHGFRTIRYDNRDVGLSTRFDAAGVPNLKWMFVKAAIGLPVRPAYTLADMAADGIALLDHLAIDRAHIVGASMGGMISQHIAARYPDRTLSLTSIMSSTGNRRLPRARKEAMQALANRPMSGDPEALIAYSVRTARVIGSPAYPAAEERLQRRVRADFERGWYPQGVARQMAAIVADGDRRDLLKSITAPTLVVHGEDDPLVPLAAGRDTAENIAGARLMTIPGMGHDLPLALVDTLADAIAEHAKGVGVAA; the protein is encoded by the coding sequence ATGACCATCGCGCAAACGACCGCCAACGGCATCCATATCACTTATGAGGACAAGGGACCGCGCGACGCGCCGGTCATCCTGCTGGTGATGGGCCTGGGCGGGCAGCTGACTTTGTGGCCCGACGAGTTTGTCGATGCGCTGAACGCGCATGGCTTTCGCACCATCCGCTACGACAATCGCGACGTCGGCCTGTCGACGCGCTTCGACGCCGCGGGGGTGCCGAACCTGAAATGGATGTTCGTGAAGGCGGCGATCGGATTGCCGGTGCGGCCCGCCTATACGCTCGCCGATATGGCCGCCGACGGCATCGCTTTGCTCGATCATCTGGCGATCGACCGCGCGCATATCGTCGGGGCATCGATGGGCGGCATGATTTCGCAGCATATCGCGGCGCGCTACCCCGATCGCACGCTGTCGCTGACTTCGATCATGTCGAGCACCGGCAACCGCCGCCTGCCGCGGGCGCGCAAGGAAGCAATGCAGGCGCTGGCGAACCGCCCGATGAGCGGCGATCCCGAAGCGCTAATCGCCTATTCGGTCCGCACCGCGCGGGTGATCGGCAGCCCGGCCTATCCCGCCGCCGAGGAACGGCTGCAACGCCGCGTCCGCGCCGATTTCGAACGCGGCTGGTATCCGCAAGGCGTCGCGCGGCAGATGGCGGCGATCGTCGCCGATGGTGACCGCCGCGACCTGCTGAAATCGATCACCGCGCCGACCTTGGTCGTGCATGGCGAGGATGATCCGCTGGTGCCGCTCGCCGCGGGGCGCGATACGGCAGAGAATATCGCGGGGGCGCGGTTGATGACGATCCCGGGGATGGGGCATGACCTGCCGCTGGCACTGGTCGACACGCTGGCGGATGCCATCGCCGAGCATGCGAAGGGCGTTGGGGTGGCGGCGTAA